The proteins below are encoded in one region of Mus caroli chromosome 10, CAROLI_EIJ_v1.1, whole genome shotgun sequence:
- the Ilvbl gene encoding acetolactate synthase-like protein isoform X1, with product MGSLTDRFRLMETSAAAASAGGFFPSFLLLAFGTLVAAVLGVAHRLGLFYQLMHKVDKTSIRHGGESVAAVLRAHGVRFVFTLVGGHISPLLVACEKLGIRVVDTRHEVTAVFAADAVARLTGTVGVAAVTAGPGLTNTVTAVKNAQVAQSPVLLLGGAASTLLQKRGALQAIDQMSLFRPLCKFCASVRRVRDIVPTLRTAIAAAQSGTPGPVFVELPLDVLYPYFMVEKEMIPTKLPNSLMGRVVVWYLQHCLANLFVGAWEPRPEGPLPLDIPQASPQQVQRCVEILSRAKRPLLVLGSQALLPPTPANKLRAAVETLGVPCFLGGMSRGLLGRNHPLHIRQNRSAALKKADVVVLAGAVCDFRLSYGRVLNRKSSIIIVNRNRDDLLLNSDIFWKPQEAVQGDVGSFMIKLVEGLQGQMWSSDWAEELRKADQQKEQTYRDKAVMPVLQHLNPVWVLQQVEETLPDNALLVVDGGDFVATAAYLVQPRGPLRWLDPGAFGTLGVGAGFALGAKLCQPEAEVWCLFGDGAFGYSLIEFDTFVRHKVPVIALVGNDAGWTQISREQVPRLGSDVACSLAYTDYHKAAMGLGAQGLILSRDNEDQVVKVLREGQKLCQDGHAVVVNILIGRTDFRDGSISV from the exons ATGGGCTCGCTAACAGATAG GTTCCGCCTCATGGAAACTTCTGCGGCCGCTGCATCTGCCGGAggcttcttcccctccttcctgcttctggcGTTTGGGACACTGGTGGCTGCCGTGCTGGGCGTCGCTCACAGACTGGGGCTCTTCTATCAGCTGATGCACAAG GTGGACAAGACAAGCATCCGGCATGGTGGAGAGAGTGTGGCAGCTGTGCTCCGAGCCCATGGTGTACGCTTTGTCTTCACATTGGTCGGTGGGCACATTTCCCCACTGCTGGTGGCCTGTGAGAAGCTGGGTATCCGAGTGGTAGACACACGCCACGAGGTCACTGCTGTCTTTGCTGCTGATGCTGTGGCCCGCCTGACTG GgacagtgggtgtggcagcagtgaCAGCCGGTCCTGGCCTCACCAACACTGTGACTGCAGTGAAGAATGCACAAGTGGCACAGTCCCCAGTCCTGCTTTTGGGTGGAGCTGCCAGCACCCTGCTGCAG AAACGGGGCGCACTTCAGGCCATTGATCAGATGTCTCTGTTCAGGCCACTCTGCAAGTTTTGTGCTTCTGTGCGAAGGGTACGGGATATTGTACCTACCCTGAGGACTGCAATAGCTGCTGCCCAGTCAGGCACCCCAG GTCCAGTGTTTGTGGAGCTGCCTCTTGATGTACTATATCCTTACTTCATGGTTGAGAAGGAGATGATACCAACCAAGTTGCCCAATAGCCTCATGGGTCGTGTGGTTGTCTG GTATTTACAGCACTGCCTGGCCAACCTCTTTGTTGGGGCGTGGGAACCTCGTCCCGAGGGACCTCTACCCTTGGATATTCCCCAGGCGTCTCCGCAGCAG GTCCAGCGCTGTGTGGAGATCCTGAGCCGGGCCAAGAGGCCTCTGCTGGTACTGGGGAGCCAGGCCTTGCTGCCCCCGACCCCTGCCAACAAGCTTAG AGCTGCTGTGGAGACCCTGGGTGTCCCCTGCTTTCTAGGGGGGATGTCTCGGGGGCTGCTGGGCCGCAACCACCCTCTCCACATCCGGCAGAACCGCAGCGCTGCTCTGAAGAAAGCAGATGTTGTTGTCCTGGCAG GCGCTGTGTGTGATTTCCGCCTGTCTTATGGTCGGGTCCTCAACCGCAAGAGCAGCATCATCATTGTCAACCGGAACCGGGATGATCTCTTGCTCAACTCGGACATCTTCTGGAAGCCTCAGGAGGCTGTGCAGG GAGATGTGGgctccttcatgataaaactgGTGGAAGGCCTTCAGGGCCAGATGTGGTCCTCAGATTGGGCTGAGGAGCTTCGGAAAGCTGACCAGCAGAAGGAGCAGACCTACCG GGATAAGGCTGTAATGCCTGTATTACAGCACCTGAACCCAGTATGGGTGTTACAGCAGGTGGAGGAAACTCTGCCTGACAATGCACTTCTTGTGGTTGACGGAGGGGACTTTGTGGCCACTGCTGCCTACTTAGTCCAGCCCAGAGGGCCTCTGCGCTGGCTCGATCCTG GGGCCTTTGGGACTCTGGGAGTTGGCGCAGGTTTTGCACTTGGGGCCAAGCTGTGTCAGCCGGAGGCTGAG GTTTGGTGCCTGTTTGGGGATGGAGCCTTTGGCTACAGCCTCATTGAGTTTGACACGTTCGTCAGACATAAG gTACCAGTGATAGCCTTGGTAGGAAACGATGCAGGTTGGACCCAGATTTCTCGAGAGCAGGTGCCCAGGTTGGGCAGTGACGTAGCCTGTAGCCTGGCTTACACTG attatCACAAGGCAGCCATGGGCCTGGGGGCCCAGGGATTGATACTCTCACGGGACAATGAGGATCAAGTGGTCAAGGTACTTCGTGAAGGCCAGAAGCTGTGCCAGGATGGTCATGCAGTCGTGGTCAACATCCTGATTGGGAGGACAGACTTCCGAGATGGCTCCATTTCTGTATAG
- the Ilvbl gene encoding acetolactate synthase-like protein isoform X2, which yields METSAAAASAGGFFPSFLLLAFGTLVAAVLGVAHRLGLFYQLMHKVDKTSIRHGGESVAAVLRAHGVRFVFTLVGGHISPLLVACEKLGIRVVDTRHEVTAVFAADAVARLTGTVGVAAVTAGPGLTNTVTAVKNAQVAQSPVLLLGGAASTLLQKRGALQAIDQMSLFRPLCKFCASVRRVRDIVPTLRTAIAAAQSGTPGPVFVELPLDVLYPYFMVEKEMIPTKLPNSLMGRVVVWYLQHCLANLFVGAWEPRPEGPLPLDIPQASPQQVQRCVEILSRAKRPLLVLGSQALLPPTPANKLRAAVETLGVPCFLGGMSRGLLGRNHPLHIRQNRSAALKKADVVVLAGAVCDFRLSYGRVLNRKSSIIIVNRNRDDLLLNSDIFWKPQEAVQGDVGSFMIKLVEGLQGQMWSSDWAEELRKADQQKEQTYRDKAVMPVLQHLNPVWVLQQVEETLPDNALLVVDGGDFVATAAYLVQPRGPLRWLDPGAFGTLGVGAGFALGAKLCQPEAEVWCLFGDGAFGYSLIEFDTFVRHKVPVIALVGNDAGWTQISREQVPRLGSDVACSLAYTDYHKAAMGLGAQGLILSRDNEDQVVKVLREGQKLCQDGHAVVVNILIGRTDFRDGSISV from the exons ATGGAAACTTCTGCGGCCGCTGCATCTGCCGGAggcttcttcccctccttcctgcttctggcGTTTGGGACACTGGTGGCTGCCGTGCTGGGCGTCGCTCACAGACTGGGGCTCTTCTATCAGCTGATGCACAAG GTGGACAAGACAAGCATCCGGCATGGTGGAGAGAGTGTGGCAGCTGTGCTCCGAGCCCATGGTGTACGCTTTGTCTTCACATTGGTCGGTGGGCACATTTCCCCACTGCTGGTGGCCTGTGAGAAGCTGGGTATCCGAGTGGTAGACACACGCCACGAGGTCACTGCTGTCTTTGCTGCTGATGCTGTGGCCCGCCTGACTG GgacagtgggtgtggcagcagtgaCAGCCGGTCCTGGCCTCACCAACACTGTGACTGCAGTGAAGAATGCACAAGTGGCACAGTCCCCAGTCCTGCTTTTGGGTGGAGCTGCCAGCACCCTGCTGCAG AAACGGGGCGCACTTCAGGCCATTGATCAGATGTCTCTGTTCAGGCCACTCTGCAAGTTTTGTGCTTCTGTGCGAAGGGTACGGGATATTGTACCTACCCTGAGGACTGCAATAGCTGCTGCCCAGTCAGGCACCCCAG GTCCAGTGTTTGTGGAGCTGCCTCTTGATGTACTATATCCTTACTTCATGGTTGAGAAGGAGATGATACCAACCAAGTTGCCCAATAGCCTCATGGGTCGTGTGGTTGTCTG GTATTTACAGCACTGCCTGGCCAACCTCTTTGTTGGGGCGTGGGAACCTCGTCCCGAGGGACCTCTACCCTTGGATATTCCCCAGGCGTCTCCGCAGCAG GTCCAGCGCTGTGTGGAGATCCTGAGCCGGGCCAAGAGGCCTCTGCTGGTACTGGGGAGCCAGGCCTTGCTGCCCCCGACCCCTGCCAACAAGCTTAG AGCTGCTGTGGAGACCCTGGGTGTCCCCTGCTTTCTAGGGGGGATGTCTCGGGGGCTGCTGGGCCGCAACCACCCTCTCCACATCCGGCAGAACCGCAGCGCTGCTCTGAAGAAAGCAGATGTTGTTGTCCTGGCAG GCGCTGTGTGTGATTTCCGCCTGTCTTATGGTCGGGTCCTCAACCGCAAGAGCAGCATCATCATTGTCAACCGGAACCGGGATGATCTCTTGCTCAACTCGGACATCTTCTGGAAGCCTCAGGAGGCTGTGCAGG GAGATGTGGgctccttcatgataaaactgGTGGAAGGCCTTCAGGGCCAGATGTGGTCCTCAGATTGGGCTGAGGAGCTTCGGAAAGCTGACCAGCAGAAGGAGCAGACCTACCG GGATAAGGCTGTAATGCCTGTATTACAGCACCTGAACCCAGTATGGGTGTTACAGCAGGTGGAGGAAACTCTGCCTGACAATGCACTTCTTGTGGTTGACGGAGGGGACTTTGTGGCCACTGCTGCCTACTTAGTCCAGCCCAGAGGGCCTCTGCGCTGGCTCGATCCTG GGGCCTTTGGGACTCTGGGAGTTGGCGCAGGTTTTGCACTTGGGGCCAAGCTGTGTCAGCCGGAGGCTGAG GTTTGGTGCCTGTTTGGGGATGGAGCCTTTGGCTACAGCCTCATTGAGTTTGACACGTTCGTCAGACATAAG gTACCAGTGATAGCCTTGGTAGGAAACGATGCAGGTTGGACCCAGATTTCTCGAGAGCAGGTGCCCAGGTTGGGCAGTGACGTAGCCTGTAGCCTGGCTTACACTG attatCACAAGGCAGCCATGGGCCTGGGGGCCCAGGGATTGATACTCTCACGGGACAATGAGGATCAAGTGGTCAAGGTACTTCGTGAAGGCCAGAAGCTGTGCCAGGATGGTCATGCAGTCGTGGTCAACATCCTGATTGGGAGGACAGACTTCCGAGATGGCTCCATTTCTGTATAG